A window of the Paenibacillus woosongensis genome harbors these coding sequences:
- a CDS encoding Gfo/Idh/MocA family protein: protein MKKIPFVLHGFGTIAKTHIVALRTLPVLKKTPFVPVLDTLVTRKPDVHKEQALAMGFAHITDDIEEAVSRESVAAVSVCTPNALHPESIRVAGDAGKALYCEKPIADNYYESVQAADQYPKHLTAQVALMFRYHPAVQRTSELLRQQSIGQVLQCKISYLRSGYLDQERPFSWRVSSELSGGGAITDIGVHALDLICHWFGDLAQIGGTTETFVNERPAQSGDERKVAIQVDDWAAINFETVTGVRGMVEVSRIAWGSDAFAVQIVGTKGSIVMDLEKDVIPQVHLLRGALTHMPEPVGLKLLPDAKATMGVFVDSHFAALYHFMLRLAGDDEFAGLAPTLADALRVEKYVDQVRKKEWER, encoded by the coding sequence TTGAAGAAAATTCCTTTTGTTCTGCATGGCTTTGGTACAATCGCGAAGACGCATATCGTTGCGCTGCGGACACTGCCAGTTCTTAAGAAAACTCCATTTGTGCCGGTGCTGGACACATTAGTGACACGGAAACCGGATGTACATAAAGAGCAAGCCTTAGCCATGGGTTTTGCGCACATCACGGACGACATCGAGGAAGCGGTAAGCCGGGAATCGGTGGCTGCGGTCAGCGTATGTACTCCAAATGCCCTGCATCCCGAGAGTATTCGCGTGGCTGGCGATGCGGGCAAAGCACTTTACTGCGAGAAGCCGATTGCCGATAATTATTATGAATCCGTGCAAGCGGCGGATCAATATCCCAAGCATTTAACTGCACAGGTTGCGCTAATGTTCCGCTATCATCCGGCCGTTCAGCGGACTTCCGAGCTGCTGCGGCAGCAGAGCATCGGCCAGGTGCTGCAGTGTAAAATATCTTATCTTCGCTCCGGCTATCTGGACCAGGAACGCCCTTTCAGCTGGCGGGTCAGCAGCGAACTGTCCGGCGGCGGGGCCATTACCGATATTGGAGTTCATGCGCTTGATCTCATTTGCCACTGGTTTGGAGATTTAGCGCAAATCGGCGGTACAACGGAGACTTTCGTAAACGAACGCCCCGCTCAGTCGGGGGACGAACGCAAAGTGGCTATTCAAGTCGATGATTGGGCGGCCATAAATTTTGAGACGGTTACGGGTGTCCGTGGTATGGTGGAGGTGTCGCGCATAGCATGGGGAAGCGATGCCTTTGCGGTTCAGATTGTCGGGACCAAAGGAAGCATCGTTATGGATTTGGAAAAGGATGTTATTCCGCAGGTTCACCTGCTTCGAGGCGCGCTCACCCACATGCCTGAGCCTGTAGGCCTCAAACTTCTCCCTGATGCTAAGGCCACGATGGGCGTATTCGTCGATTCCCATTTTGCCGCGCTATATCATTTCATGCTGAGACTTGCCGGAGATGATGAATTTGCAGGGCTGGCACCTACGCTTGCTGACGCGCTGCGCGTAGAGAAATACGTTGATCAAGTGCGGAAGAAGGAGTGGGAGCGTTGA